TCCGGGCGTTATATTGGGAAAAGCATTTTGGAAATCAATTTTAAGGATGGATGGCAACAATGAAAAATACGATTCTTTCAATAGCCCTTTTCGCATCGGTAATGATGGTTACCGCGTGCGTTCCATTAGAGGAGGCAACAACTGCCGCAGATTCCTCTTTCCCTGCCAACCTTGTTGGCACATGGAATGAAGACAACGGTACAGACACCTATGTTTTCACAGGGTCGCAGGTGACGGTAGGGCCGTCTACAAATTTCTGGAAAGGGACATACGTTCCGATCAACGACCCGAACTTTCAGCCGACAGACAGCAATGTCTATACGGTAAAGAAGTCAACCGCGGGTACTTCCTATCAGGTCTTATATCTCTACGCCAGGGTGAATACTGAAGGCAAGGCGATACTAAGGATAAGCCAGGATGAAACAACCGCTAAAAGCTTGGCGACGGTGTTCAGTAAATCGACTGACACCAGCGAAACTGCTGATACCAATACTGATACCAATACCGATACCGATACCGGGAGTGAAACCAGCTTCAAGACCGACCTTGTAGGTTCTTGGAGCGAAGTGAGCGGTACGGATACATTTGATTTCACCACAACAGAGGTTACCGTGGGACCGACAACGAATTTCTGGGCAGGAACATATGTACGGATTACTGACAGTTCCTTCACAACAACCGATCCTGATGTCTACTTGGTTAAGGACTCAACCGCGGGTACTTCCTACCAGATCTTATATCTCTATGCCAAGGTAAATGCTGACGGCACTGCGACGATGAATATCAGCTCAGGCGAAGCCACCGCTATAAGCTTGGCATCGTCGTTCAGCAAATCGACCGGCACAACAACCGATACCTCGACCACAACCGGTGAAGCATGGGTCGGGACATGGAAGTACAGCAAAGTGGATTTTGGATCAAGCAGTCTGTCGGTCACGACACCATCAGATACAAATCAGTTCATTATTACAGCCAATGAGGTTCAGTTCGTGAATGCCCTGGACTTGGTCGGATATGAGAGTTTCGGACCCTGCACATGCGCCATTGCGCTTACGGCAACCGCTACAGCCGGGACATATACAGGCCTTGTCACTTCGAACAACTGCGGCCCGGTCGCATACCAGTACTTCATGGAATGGCCGGTAAATACCGCTCTTGATATCACCTTCGCGGCGACCGCGACGACCTTGACCATGACAGCCACCGATGGCACGGATACGGAGACATACACAGCGATCAAGTAAACACCGATTCAATGTAAGTCGATGCAATTCGATAAAAGGCCGGGCCTCAAAAGCCCGGCCTTTTTTTTGGCTCATTTGCTCAGTCCAGCGTGGCGGGAATGTTCAGTTTGGCATTTTAACAAAAAGAAAAGGGATATCACTCCCGCTCTCAGGGTTCGTTTGTGATTATCGCGCTGGTGCGGGCCGACATCTTGATGTCGCGCGCCGCCTTTGCCGCCTCCCCCCTGTCGGGGAACGGGCCGATAACCACCCGGTGAAGCGTGCCGATGCTTGTCTCCCGCTCATCCACGGTTGTAAGCGATCGGTATTTTGCCGGAATTTTCTCCGTGATCCTCTCTGCGTTTTGCTTTCGGGAGTAGGAGCCTGCCTGTATGTAGTACTCTCCGCTTCTTGCACCCCTTCCATCCGATCCGGAATTGCGTACCGCCGGCGCGGAGGGGGAACGTCTCATCATCTTTCCTGAATAGCGTCGTCCGCTGTTTTGGGTAGTGCCGTTGTTGTTCCCCCCTGTCAGGGCGGTGAGCCTCACCTTTGCCGTGCCTTTGCCGACCATATCTATATCTATCGCCGCCTGGTTGCTCAGGTCTATTATCCTGTCCTTCGCGAACGGCCCTCGGTCGTTCACGCGCACAGTGGTCGATTTGCCGTTCTCGAGATTCTCCACCTTCACCATCACGTTGAACGGGAGGGTGAGATGCGCGCATGTCCTCTCCATCTGGTCGTATATCTCTCCGTTGGCCGATTTCTTCGCGTGGAAATTCGGACCGTACCATGAAGCGACCCCCTCCTCGACATATCCGTCCGCGCTTGCCAGCGGGTAATAGGTTACGCCGTTCACCTCGTACGGTGTGCTTACCTTCACGGCGCCGGTTACCGGGGAGGGGATGGCGTCGACCGGGCCGTTGGAGAGGTTTTTCGGATTCGTAACGGAGTATTCGTAATTCGGCCTGAACGCACCTTTGGAGCGTTTGGCGATGCGTGGATCCCCTGCGCATGAGAGTTGCCAGAGGACGGCAGACAGAAATATCGCGATGGCGGTAAAGCTGTTGCCCTTTCGGATTAACATCGTATAGATTCTACTACATGAAGATGGAATCGAAAACGCCTGCTGTTGCTTCAAGACGAATAATCGTGAAGGTCGAAAGGGCGCTGATGTCGGACCTCCACTCGCTTGTGGAGGAGGTGGACCATCTGGCGATAGTGCGAACGCTAGACCCCGATCTTGGAATAGTGGAGCTTATCGCCACGGAGGATACATATGCCGACGCTCTGAAGCTCTGCACGTACTTCGTCGAGAGCCTGAACGCCGAGATACTCAGCCGGGGGTAGATCCGGGAAAGCAGGCGCCACCCGTGCACTTCTCCTTGATAGAAGGAGGGGGATAAATGCGGGTAATGCCGTGCGCGGAACATGGATGAAAAAGCCGCCACTCGTTGGCTAAACTATAAGGGGTGCTCCTAAAGCAGGGTATATTTAATAGAGA
This portion of the Nitrospinota bacterium genome encodes:
- a CDS encoding septal ring lytic transglycosylase RlpA family protein, whose translation is MLIRKGNSFTAIAIFLSAVLWQLSCAGDPRIAKRSKGAFRPNYEYSVTNPKNLSNGPVDAIPSPVTGAVKVSTPYEVNGVTYYPLASADGYVEEGVASWYGPNFHAKKSANGEIYDQMERTCAHLTLPFNVMVKVENLENGKSTTVRVNDRGPFAKDRIIDLSNQAAIDIDMVGKGTAKVRLTALTGGNNNGTTQNSGRRYSGKMMRRSPSAPAVRNSGSDGRGARSGEYYIQAGSYSRKQNAERITEKIPAKYRSLTTVDERETSIGTLHRVVIGPFPDRGEAAKAARDIKMSARTSAIITNEP
- a CDS encoding DUF4911 domain-containing protein; amino-acid sequence: MKMESKTPAVASRRIIVKVERALMSDLHSLVEEVDHLAIVRTLDPDLGIVELIATEDTYADALKLCTYFVESLNAEILSRG